From the genome of Mastacembelus armatus chromosome 21, fMasArm1.2, whole genome shotgun sequence:
GAGCTTCGACCCTGCCCTTCTCAGCCGCCATCATCGGTGCAGTACGGCCCGACTCGTCTGCAGCATCGACAGGTGCATCATGGGAAAGAAGCAGCTGGACACAGTCGACGTGGCCTGCAAACGCTGCAGCATGAAGAGGAGTCCTGCAGGAGAGCAATAGCAGTGCTGTGGTGTCAACTTCCAGACAGGTGGCAAATCCAACGTGAGTGTCTTATTCATCACCCATCTGTCCGTGCACGCACGTCTTACCTGCCCTTGGCGTCCTTGCAGCCGGCGATGTCTGATCCCATCGCTTCCAGCAGCAGAGACGCACAGGGCTCATGATCATTCATCCTATTggatcaaacacaaacaggatggCACTGACTCGTAGCAGgtgttgaaaataaaacaaaacttttgtGTAACCTCTGTTTAAACTCATCTGCCCCTCTCAGTCAAAACCAAAGATCAATAATAAAACGTACACAGCACAGTGCAGAGGGGTGAATGGGTTCCCATCAATACGGCGACAACCTTTCTGCTCCAGCAGCACCTCCACACATCCCTCTTGACCtacacacaggaaaacacacacagaaagacgtGTTTACTTGGTGTTTTAATTATTAGAGTAATGACAATAAAATCAGGGTAAGGCTGCAACAACTATTCCCACCCCATTATATGGATTATCATCTATGATTGTGTGTCAATAAAAACAGTATGAGCACGAACAAACTGCGCAATAAAGAAGCATTAAAAGAGAATAGTAAAATGTCACCTTATGTCCTGACATAGTACTAATAGTTTCACCTCATTAATATGCAAATGTTACACAGCAAGACGAAGCTAAATCTCTGTGCAGTATGATGTTTCCACCATGTGATTAGGCTCTTAGGTTTTAGCATTCACAGGAAAAATCTGTTTCACCCAAATTAGGTTCATAACTCAGCAGATATTTCACACCAACATGTTTGTCTTTGAAAAGGTAACAGGAAAAGAGCAAGAGactcacaaagacagacacagagtcaAAGTCTCAGAGTCATAGAAACACAGTCTCAGAGACAAAGTCAGAGTCTCAGAAATCATCTCAGACAGTCACAGAGTCATAAAGACACTGTCACAAAGACAAAACGTCTAATCACAGTTAACAGAGCAATCAGAGTCTCAGAGTCATAGAGTCACAGTCTCAAAAAGACTCTCACAGCCACAGAGTGTCATGGTGTCAAGAAtccagtgagtgtgtgtggacactCCAGCACTGACCGTAGTAGCAGGCCCAGTGCAGCGGTGTGTATCCACTGCAGTCCTTCAGCGGCGGCAGGGACGGTGGCTCGGAGCACGCGATGCTCAGCAGCTCGCTCAGCCAGGAGGCGTGACCTCGGGAGGCGGCCAGGTGGATGGCCGTACGACCCCGAGAGTCCCCGAGCAGAACCGAAGCTTCCTGCTCCAACAGACACTGGACACACTCCTCCTGACCGCACAGCAGCTTGAGAGAGAAGATAAAGGTCAGGATATTAATTGATATTTGGTCGTAAACTACAAAATGTTCCCTTTCAAAAGAGACCAGGGTCATGACATGCTGAGGGTTCAAGGCTGGTGACCATTTTACTTTGGGTAAAAATAGGGTGAGTGTTAATTAAAGCTCACCCCGAGGTGCAGTGGAGTGAGGCCGTGGTTATCAGCCATGTTGACGTTGGCTTCCCTCTCCAGCAGCAGCGACACGGCGTCCACGTGACCTCCTGCCACCGCCAGCATCAGAGGAGTCCTGAAGACGACGACAGGCCAGTTAACGCaagtgagacagaaaagacaagagCCAGGAACAGAAATGCCCCCAGAATCACTCACTGTCCCTGAGAGTCAGCAACGTCTATGAGGTCTGCACCGTCCGATTCATCCAGCAGGAGGCGCACACACGTCGTATGGCCGCTCATCACTGCAAGGAGTCAGACGGGgtgtgacaggaagagaaacgTTTATTAATAGTCAGTCAGATGACACGAGTGAGGCTCAGTGAGATTCACTTAGGGTGACTAATGCGAAACCATCACCGATCCTGAAATAACCAGCTCGGATTGGACGATGTGTGAAATGAACTGACAAGTTGAGAAACTGAAAGGGAATGTGTGCTGGGTTTAAGATTCAAACACACCTGCCAGGTGTACAGGCGTGCGTCCGTACTGCGTGTCAGTGGTGTGTGGCGACGCCCCCTGGCTGAGGAGAGTGTGGACACAGTCTGTGTGGCCCCGCAGGGTGGCCAGGGCCAGGGGGGTCCTCCCCGCCTCGTCCCTGTGGTCCACCTCCCTCTCACCCTTCAGCAGCACCTCCAGGGCCTGAGCGTGGCCGTGATACGCCTGCAAGCAAACGGAGCCGCTTTAAAAAAAACGCTTTCAACACCAAACTGATTATTATTGTAAATGAATTAGCCCATTTTTAAGGAAACAGATTTCAAAAGATAATTAATCATCTAACATGACACTGGTTTCTTCTTACTTGATTAAGAAATCAAAGATTAATTCCTGGGTTTtattcttttacttttttctccttcagaaATAATTTTGTGTTGATGCTGCTACACAGATAAGTCGACTTTTCCAAACTTCCTGTCCAACATGTAACATTCAAAGCTTTGTTCTGTGGAAAGATGTCCACACattgaaaagtgttttgttcCTAAGCTTCTGTGAGACTCACAGCGAGGTGCAGCGGGCTCCTGGCGTTCGGAGAGTCGGGGTCAGTTTGGTCTCtgtccagcagctgcaggtcaCAGTCAACACACGTCAACATGTTTCACATAAAAGCAGGTTTCACATCTTCATTAAGACTCTCAGCCTAATGTGAGTAGAAGGATGTAATCTACAGTCATTTCTATGAGCACCTTCATTTACGATTTTACTCGTCTGAGCCTGAAGATGCTGTAACAAGGCCCTGGAATGTCTTCGTGTGGTGTGCAGAGAAAATATGAGACGGAAAAGACGCCTGAAgacatttcacaataaaacaatttcCTCCGTGTGGCCTCAGCacgtggtgtgtgtgtgtgtgtgtgtgtgtgtgtgtgtgttcactgacCAGCTCCAGACAGTGCCTGTGTCCGTAGGCTGCAGCGTAGTGGACGGGACTGTAGCCCTGTTTGTCCTTGAGAGAGGCCGTGGCTCCGCTCTGCAGCAGGAACTCCAGACACCTGCggcacaaacacaagcactgaGCACGGGGAGGAGACGACGCTCGGATTCCAGGTGTCGATGTGGTAAAAGTAAGGCTGAAACACGGCGCTATGACTTCTGCAGATGTTTGCAGAACAACAAGGCACAAAGAACAACAGCGTCTTAGTTCAgttcatcagttttttttcaatgtgGACTCACAGCGccgcctctttctctctctccgcCTGAACGCCTTCACTCTCCGGCTCCAGGGCAACTCGACGCCTGGGGGGGGCAGGTGAGATAACAGAGTGTAAAAGCAGAAACACCTCCCTGACGAGGATAAATACAGCCCTGCACCACAAACTGTGGAGGCGCTAATGCTGGAGCCCATGCATGACTACCTCCACCTCAGCATCACCTCTGGTTACCGTGGAAACAGAGAGGGGTGCACCATCAGGTTTCTATATGTAGTAACAGCAGCTACCCCAGTTTTCAGTGTGAGCAGACTCCTTCTTTCTGTCCGACGTGTTCTGCTTCTTTATAGCACAGTTTCTGCCCCACGTGGCCAATAATTCAGTTGGTGCAGATTAAAGAAAAGGATCTGAACAGTCCCCGGTCTCACCTCCTGTCCAGGTCCGAGGCAGCGGCGTAATGCAGGGCAGAGCGCCCCCACTTGTCAGTGGCGTTGATGGGGGTGCCACAGGCCACGAGAGTCTCCAAACACTGATAGTGTCGGCTGGCAGCCGCATAGTGGAGCGGGGTCCTGAGAAATAACAGgaacacacattcagacattttCTCTCCCAGTAGCAAATTCTAATAATTAATCAACTATCAAAACAGCCAATGGACTAAttgattcattatttttaattgctCCACCCGTCCATTCTGCAGCTTATCCAGGTGGGATGCATTAATGAGTCTGTCATTAGGAATCAATGATAAATACATCAGGGACAATGAAACTAACTATAATTTCATGTGGAAAtaaaaggttttaaatctaACTTGAACCCTGTAGTTTTAAaagtgattaaatattttaagatgATGAACATCCAGTCAAACTGGCAGTGACGTGTAGCAACATGAAGAAACGCACAAACCAGCAGGTGTGCAGTGACAGACCAGTGTGTCGACTTGGACTGACCAATAATAACCACTGACTCACACTATTCAAGACATGAttatgacacacacacctttaccTACGCCCACCTGcacccattcacacacaatAATAAAGGCACCCCACCCAAAATAACATTATTCTGCTGTAACTGGGTGATGTTTCTGCCCCACCTCATCACAGTCACTGCCTGACAAATTCATTTCATGTTCTGTTGAAGATCAAACCAACAGCCCTTTTCGTTATGAATTCATCTACCATTTATTGTTTCCAACTACACGAACAATGATTTGATCTGTAACTCTCCCATGTAACATTCATAAGCAGTGTGCAGACTTTATAAAGCACCATGATGGGGCGTccatttgtaaatgtttcttcaTCTACACTATTTGTCAGCAATAACATTATTATATtccaaatgtgcacacacacagccattaacgaacacatactgtaaatctgctgacaaacacattattgtttgtgtttagaAATGATACATTTATAAACTATAACTTTGTCTGAAACCCAAACATTTTCATCTCAGTCAcataaaactgagaaaatctgACGCTGGGACATGAGAATCTTTAGTGCTACTTTAACTTTTGTCCCAAAATCCAAGTTATTGTCAACAGTTTCTTTGCTGATCTACTTGTAACACCTCTGAAGATGTCACGAACAAAACGTCCTGAACTGGACAGTGTGTTTTCTCCCACCTGCCACAGTTGTCCCTCCTGTTGTGGTCCCCACCGCTGCTCAGGAGCAGCTTGACACACTCCACATTCCTGCACACAGAGCAGGAGAAATGAGTAGAAGGGAACAGTTATTACAGCCTGCACCAAATGACAGTATGTTCTTTCAGACAGCGGTTTGAGTCGTTAAATCAGCTGCTTTTGATTCATAATATGACTTTAAAAAGTATCTGTACATGTCAAAATGGTCAAAATGGAATAAAGAATGTGTCTGGTTGTTTTCAATCATGCAGAGATGCTTCGAACATGTATAAACTTGGTAATATGGATGTTATGGTGTCTGGAAGTAATGTTCCTGTTCACATAGAGGAAACAGTAGATTTTTTGCACATTATATATTACTGAGCATAAATTGTCTAACTCTCCATTGCAGGGGTTGAGTGTTCATGCAAATCTGAATGTCCTGTGACAAACTGTGGGTCTCACCCTCCGGCAGCAGCGGCATGCAGGCAGGTCCTCCCCAGGCTGTCAGGGGTGTCGATCTGAAAGCCTGCAGACAGGACCGAGTCGTTACACATTATGCTAAACCTCCGGCCTGACGAGGGCAGCACAGGGAGACGGAGGGAGGCCAgacaacacagagcagcagccaccacagagacagagacagagagagagagagagagagagggagagggaggtggagagaaAGACAGGTGTTAGCACAACAGGTGGGGGGGGACAGAACAGGTGAGAGTGCATGATGCTGGCCgtgcaggaaacacacaaacagcgaCAGAAACAAAGAGGCAGGGACATCAGAAGGTCACAGAGACATCACAAGGTCTGTGAGATGTTTATTCATCAGGACATTTAAGTCCAACAGAGTGCTGGACAACaccaggagagagaggaagaaagaaataataaaatacacactcAACATTAAGGAAACAGTCATCGGTTCAGAATATAGAAGATATTTCAACCAGGGTTAAAAGCCAAAGAGAAGAAATGTGCTTGTCAGGGCTGGAGCTGTCCTCCACAGAGCTTCAGGCCAGACCTCAGGGGGAACATCTGGGTGGAGGGTCTAGATAGTCCTAGATAGTGGAATTAAAGCTCAGAGAGGTGGAACGGCACAAAACCACTGAGTGACATAGACAATAGCACCTTAAATCAGTCCTGTACGGACCCCGGAGCCAAAGCAGCGATACTGGTCTGTGGTCACAGGTACATGCAGCTGTCAAAAGGATCACAGCAGCGTTTAGAGCTGGTGCAAATAAAGGCCAAAAACTTTTCAGGTTTCTTAAGATCTGACCCCTAGAGAAGTAAATCCAACAGGCTTTTGTTTGTAcaaactgagttttttttttttttaatccttcaCTGTTGCAAGTTTTCTAATCGTCTCTGTTCTTTTAGCTCCTGATTTAGCAACAAGCACAGAGCCCAGACCAGCACCGCTCACAAACAGCGCTGACCAGACACAGGCTCAAGTACATGTAAATGAATTCTTTGTTGTTCAGCAGAGCCACGAGGAGCCCAGTTTCATCCTCGCCTCCTGACTCGAGTGACTCCTGACTCTAGTGCCTTGTTCAGCCAGAAAGGCTGTTGTCTTCCCTTTGCTCCCACTCATCTGTTCAATAAACCAGTTTCTCCTTTAAACCAGGGAAACCTCTCAGAACCATacaaaatatggaaatatgaattatttaattaccaaaaacaacaaagaaacttTTCAGATCTGAACAGGAACCTAACAGGGACCCGACCCTGATGCTCTAAGAGGGACAGGGAGTGGCTCCATCAGTGAGTAATCAGCCTGAGTGAGGCCTTGTCTCTTTCTGGAGCATTGTGACTTGAATTTGGCCAGAGATAAATACGTGTGCTTGTGGAGGAAATCACCAGTGGGACCAAGAAAAACAACCACCATGAAAATGACCCTCGAAGACGACGTTCAGGGTGACACGATAGATCAAATGCACATGAGTTCATGTTTTAACGCCCATATAAAAGTAAAAGGCAGTAGTTACAGCCAATAGAAAATCACAACTCCCGCTTTGCTAATAAAGTTGGTTCAAACATGTTCAGCTCTGTTGAACTCTagtttataacagcagtttatAGTGTCCTAACATggagccatggaggagtctctgcagctcaaagtgggaaccagtggctgccagagccaagaggcggcgttctttagcacagacagagtgggacaaagaaagaccaacaaccagggttaacatggttTTGGCTTTTTCCATAGAGAGacttcaaagcagccaaaggactcacattggatccacatggggccttcttccttctgtgttttcatgtgttagcatctaaagctaacctgttggttctggtagcattagccacctagcatggtcctgattggacctttggaTTGGATGGATCTGATGTGAATTTGGGAGGAACTGGAGCTTTGGGTAACGttagtgctttgggtcacattagcaggaaccagagcgtctactagactgacacatttaatccttagtcagctaacgctagctttggactggacactttgtcccaaccaggcatccgTAGTTCACATCTTATGTTCAGGGAACAGGCAAAGAGTCCTAAGAAGTGgtttatggttttgttttgaggCTCATTAGATCCTCCAGAGGCCGAGGAAACATGAGCCAGAGGAGATTTAAGTTTCATTAGGAGGCCTGGTTGTACAGACCTTAATGGAAAACAGTCAGTGTGGGCCCACAGGTAATTTTAGCTCAGGAGCTCCTTAAGGCATTAACCCAACCATGGTTACAACAGCCTTAGTTAGGAAACTAAAGCTCCTTCATAGGTCACGTGTCCTACCTGAGGACAGCAGCTTCCGGCAGCAGTCAGAGTGAGCATTCAGGGCAGCCAGGTGGAGCGGGAACATGCCATGGACCCCTCGCCTGTGGACAAACAACAGTCTTTGCTTCTTGATGCCTTTTTGTGGTAATAACTAAAAATTTGTCAGCAGGTGGACAAAGAAACCTTGTGCAGTCTGCTCCACTGGTGATGAGCGTGTTGATGAGGAGCTCGTGGCCATAGCGGGCAGCGATGTGAAGAGGGGTGTTGCCGTCCTTGTCCACGCTGTCGATCTCCCCACCTGAAAcgaaatattcatatttaaagaGAATTTGCAACAACGctgagacaaaaacaagcaTGAAGAGGTCTCACCGTTCCGGATGAGGGTCTGGGAGCGAGTGAAGCGACCGTGAACGGCCGTCATGTGAAGAGGACTCTTCCCATCCCGACTCTGcggaaataaaactgaattttacaCAAAGCGCAGACGTAActttaagaaaaacaacagaggcGACAGGGGTCAGTCATAAATATCAGTCTTACATATCTCATTTGTGTGCACGTCTGGAAAAACATTgtatttttcaattcaatttgcaAAGGCCCTAAATATTTTATCCAGCTTAAAATCTTTCTGGGTTGGAAAATCTCCAATGCAACTTTCCAGCCCTCTGACCCTATATCAAATTATTATTTGGGCCTTAGATAACTTAGTCATATGTGGAATTGGTCAGTTGGTGTGATTTTTGTCCAAAAATCCCACAAGATTcaggaaaacacaacaaagtctCACATTTGAGGTGAAAAAGTTTAGCTGTAATGTCGACTCCAACACTGAACACTCAAACTGAAATTGTTGATAGTAAAGTCACTGTCAGTCAACTCACAGATCAATCAGCTCATCATTTCAACCCAGACTGTAAAATAGTGCTGGGACGTACTGACAATAATGTGACATAAAGGACATAAATAATGTAATTGGGTTTCACAGTTTAACTGTGTTTATTGCAGATTTTCAGACACAACcggttaaaaaaataaacaaatactaTGAAAAGTACtatgaaaagtaaaatgtacatacatgtacataaaAGTACAAACAGGCTGccagagggagaaacagaaacatgtatgtGAGGTACAGTGGTCAACAGGTCTAATTAATATAACGTATCGTGTCCATGTGTGACCATGGGGGTGTGGAGAAGGACTGTCAGCTGTCAGGGGGGGTCCTGGGCTGTGTCTGTGACAGAAGCTGCCATCAACGAGAATTTCTCAGTCCAGTcattaacaaaaagaaaatcatttattcATCATCTGTCATGGCTGCCAGTAGTTTGCAAATGTGCACTGATACGTGTCTGCAGCTATTTTTAGGCAGGGATACGGTAAACCCCCCCTGCCtagaggggggtgggggtacACGCACCACTACACCTCTGCCAAAGTCACGTCTGTACAGAGGTAAGAACGGCAGCAGAGGGAAGAACATTTCTGGGTCCTGCTGGCCTACCTGCACGTTGACGTCGGCCCCGTTGTTGACCAGCAGCTCCAGGCAGAGCGCGCCGTGTATAGAGGAAGCAGCAAAGTGCAGCGGGGTGAAGCCCTTGTTGTTGGGCTGGCTGACGTTGGCGCCGTAGTCCATCAGCTCGACGACGACGTTGTCCTGGCCGTTAAAACAGGCCACGTGGAGCGCCGTGTTCCCAAACGCGTTGGCCTCATCGATCTGTTGGCAGAGAACACAGGAGCTGTTGTTATGGCCGAGGAACGTGTGCGTGTCACTGTTACGCTGTTACAGAAGTGACCCAATGAGAGCTCATCTTGTGAATAAGTGCTATTGTGTTGGTTAAACAGGCAGCGTGTGTTGTTGtcctcaagtgtgtgtgtctgggggaGGAGGTCGTGGTTCTCTGTTTTTCTAAGGACATTTTTAAGACTGATTTTATTCGTTCTGACTGATTTTTAAGGTTTACAGGCTGTTCACACCTACAGTTTCAATGGTCACTGAGCCCTGGCTAAATCTACAGGGGCGAGCTGAGGAACACTCAGCTTTACACAAATGTCCTCTGACGCAGTGAGAGCGACAGCCGGGTCACAGCCCATCATCTTGATTCCAGAGGAAACCAAAGCACAGAGGTGAAGGAACATTAAACCTTTTAAAGTTTAGAcaaaatggaagaaaacctGATTGTTGCTGTCTCTTGGCTTTCAAATTGTCACAGCAACATTTCTATTTATAGGGACCAGTGTCTGTGTCCACCTGCTCagtctcagcccagtgttccctcagtttgagctctgggtttggtctgcaccacctcctgagggaaatctctggctctttagctgctatatgctccactatgttcaccagctgctgtttgctgctgagcagcgagaggactgtggctttttacagctgaaaatgaCACTATGGGACCACCAGAGGGGAATACGTTTTGAAAACGAGGGTCCTTCTTGATATAAAAAGATTTCCTCCTCATATGTGTATGTGACGTGTCCTGACCTCCACAGCCAGGTTCAGCAGGTGTTTGACCACAGCGATCTGTCCGCTGGAGGCCGCCGCGTGGAGGGGAGCGTACCCCCGTTTGTCCTTACAGCTGATCTCTGCCCCCTGACTCACCAGCAGGCTCACCACATCCAAATGACCTGCAGAGGGAGCAACACAGCTCAGCTCTCCAATCACGGGCAAACAGGAAGACTCAGCTcgacagaaataaacagaaataaaggaaataaaggTGGTGCATCTTCAAACAACGTTGATTTTATTTCTTACCCATGAACGCGGCCCAGTGCAGCGCCCGGCCATCCTTCTTATCGAAGGCGTTGATGTTGGCTCCTTTAGCGAGGAGGAGTTTTACCATctgagagggaagagagagagagaggggaagttGTGGGTAGTACAAGTGGTTTGACTTTAATGTGCAGCACAGTGTGGATGCACGTTCGTGGGTCTTTATGTAACAGCAAAAACATCTCATCTCTTGGCTCCGTTGTCTCAGAAGAGACAGTCGAGCAGAAATAGACAGACCATCCATTCAGCTtggcctcacacacacaatcctctCATTGCTAATTATAGGTTCAGCACATTTGTGAATGGTTCAAACTGAGAGCAGGAGtgtttcaaaacaaacaggccCCTCATCAACCCCACTGAAACAGCTGCACCCGCCCACCTGTTTCCTTTAACCGAGTCGTTCAACCAAAACGACCCAGAGGACGGTTGCATCACAGCCTGTGTGGAAGCAACCACTGGATTTTCATTACTAAACTCCACTGTGTCTGCAGTACCTCAGTGTGGCCATTGAGGGCAGCGTGGTGCAGAGCCGTGCGTCCGCCGCGGTCCGACACGTTGACGCTGCTGAGCAGCGGGATGATGACCTCGGCGCAATGCAGCGCGTTATTGGCTGCAGCGACGTGCAGGGGGGTCTGCCAGTTCTTGTCCCGCGCGTTCACGTCGGCTGAGTGGCGGATCAGAACTCGCACGGCCTCCTGGGGAACAGAGCCAACAAGagtggccactttattaggtacccCTGTAGAATAGCTGATACCATGATGCTCTGCCAAAAACTCTACCTTACCAAGTCACTTTgtacactgtattttattttaaatgtaagttTAAAGTCACAGTTAGAAGGAAGGGATTTGTAGCTACTCTCCTTCAAACCCTCCTGCACTgcaaacaaactaaataaaGGCTCGGCCTCACCAGTAAAATCCACCTGCAGGTATGTCAGACACGCTGAATTACCTGTTTGGACACTGAGACTGATGCAGCTGATTAATCACTTTGACTCAGATTCATTCAACCGTACCAAAATAAATTCTGCTTTGTGTGGGCTGAGAATATTTTGCAAgatgacgtgtgtgtgtgtgtgtgtgtgtgtgtgtgtgtgtgtgtgtgtgtgtgtgtgctcacctCGCTCCGAGACGCCACAGCACGATGCAGAGGAGTGAGCCACATGTTGTCTTTGGCGTTGACCCGGGCCCCTGAGTGTggaaagagaagagataaaCACTGAGTTTACAAACCAAAGTGGAAAAGCATCTAAATAGTTTCTTTTATCAACCAACATTTAGGACTTTTTAAAGCAAACTAGAGAGAAACGAAAATACCAGTTTGATCTGTAGGACTGGTTTAAATTCCTAtaggaataaaaaaaagcacTCTGGGTGTTgaaatttgacatttaaatgatGACAGGCATTGTTTTCTGACAGGAGGGAAACACCTTGCCGGTTTTGGTCTTTCAGTGAGAATCATTCACTTTGAAAAACGGAGAGAAACACGTCCCTTAACCTTTAACCAGCATCGAATCGCCTGGACTTTTTCTGAGAACAGGGGAAAAAGCTTTTACcagagaggatgaggagctCGGTGATCTCGGCATCGCCCAGGAAGGCTGCTGCATGCAGCGGGGTGCGCTTCTCTGGATCCTGAGGGAGGAAGCAGATGAAATATCACCAAGCTGCTCTTATTCTACAGTGCTGTGGTCTAAGAGTGGAGCTGCGGCTCATTGAAACACGTCCATACAAACACTAATATGACACCGCCCTGTAACAGGCTCTGTGGAGTCACTGTGCAGCTCTAACAGACGCACTGAACTTCTTTCCTCAtaaaaacaagttgtttttcaGCGCTGAGCAGGCAGCTCACAGCTTCTGGAACAGGCTGC
Proteins encoded in this window:
- the ankrd44 gene encoding serine/threonine-protein phosphatase 6 regulatory ankyrin repeat subunit B isoform X1; this encodes MAVLKLSEQPPLIQAIFSGDPEEIRMLIYKSEDINALDPEKRTPLHAAAFLGDAEITELLILSGARVNAKDNMWLTPLHRAVASRSEEAVRVLIRHSADVNARDKNWQTPLHVAAANNALHCAEVIIPLLSSVNVSDRGGRTALHHAALNGHTEMVKLLLAKGANINAFDKKDGRALHWAAFMGHLDVVSLLVSQGAEISCKDKRGYAPLHAAASSGQIAVVKHLLNLAVEIDEANAFGNTALHVACFNGQDNVVVELMDYGANVSQPNNKGFTPLHFAASSIHGALCLELLVNNGADVNVQSRDGKSPLHMTAVHGRFTRSQTLIRNGGEIDSVDKDGNTPLHIAARYGHELLINTLITSGADCTRRGVHGMFPLHLAALNAHSDCCRKLLSSGRRFSIMCNDSVLSAGFQIDTPDSLGRTCLHAAAAGGNVECVKLLLSSGGDHNRRDNCGRTPLHYAAASRHYQCLETLVACGTPINATDKWGRSALHYAAASDLDRRRRVALEPESEGVQAEREKEAALCLEFLLQSGATASLKDKQGYSPVHYAAAYGHRHCLELLLDRDQTDPDSPNARSPLHLAAYHGHAQALEVLLKGEREVDHRDEAGRTPLALATLRGHTDCVHTLLSQGASPHTTDTQYGRTPVHLAVMSGHTTCVRLLLDESDGADLIDVADSQGQTPLMLAVAGGHVDAVSLLLEREANVNMADNHGLTPLHLGLLCGQEECVQCLLEQEASVLLGDSRGRTAIHLAASRGHASWLSELLSIACSEPPSLPPLKDCSGYTPLHWACYYGQEGCVEVLLEQKGCRRIDGNPFTPLHCAVMNDHEPCASLLLEAMGSDIAGCKDAKGRTPLHAAAFAGHVDCVQLLLSHDAPVDAADESGRTAPMMAAEKGRVEALEVLLTSAKANLSLTAKDGNTALHLACSNGKEDCVLLILEKLSDTALINATNAALQTPLHLAARSGLKQAVQELLSRGANVQTVDENAPGLPPQAPC